One genomic region from Paraburkholderia azotifigens encodes:
- a CDS encoding carboxypeptidase regulatory-like domain-containing protein, with protein sequence MMHRRLVARAVTAAAATVLTLGLAGGAYAQQASDTTGGTTTDNTSAGNVNGGGLPQVQQQGDVSFTSGGVGLDESKALLAAQSQWPLSLRFTGPGSDYLSDVKVKIVDSHGGSVLDTTSRGPYMLVRLRPGRYTVHAAYKDNDQTKPVNIPAKGTAKAAFYWGTQ encoded by the coding sequence ATGATGCATCGTCGTCTCGTCGCCCGCGCCGTCACGGCAGCGGCTGCGACCGTTCTCACGCTCGGACTGGCGGGCGGCGCGTACGCGCAGCAGGCCAGCGACACCACGGGCGGCACAACCACCGACAACACCAGCGCGGGCAACGTCAATGGCGGCGGCCTGCCGCAAGTGCAGCAGCAGGGCGACGTGTCGTTCACGTCGGGCGGCGTCGGCCTCGACGAATCGAAGGCGCTGCTCGCCGCACAAAGCCAGTGGCCGTTATCGCTGCGCTTCACGGGGCCGGGCTCGGACTATCTCTCGGACGTCAAGGTCAAGATCGTCGACTCGCATGGCGGCAGCGTGCTCGATACGACGTCGCGCGGACCGTACATGCTCGTCAGGCTGCGCCCCGGCCGCTACACGGTGCACGCCGCCTACAAGGACAACGACCAGACGAAACCCGTCAATATTCCTGCGAAGGGCACGGCGAAGGCGGCGTTCTACTGGGGCACGCAGTAA
- a CDS encoding helix-turn-helix domain-containing protein translates to MARSAVRAASKPAQAPTSGSAAKQPASDATARSRTTDAACRTVSKQPHIVAAVAFDGISPFHLSVPCVVFAEDRSDGGVLGFAFRVCAIDAGPLSTTAGFSIAAPHGLDALADADTIIVPSWRDPDEAPPEALLDALRAAHARGAQLVGLCLGAYVLAAAGLLDGRPATTHWAWAADFARRFPNVKVDPQVLYVDDGDILTSAGTAAGLDCCLHVVRKLCGAESANYIARRLVVPPHRQGGQAQYVQQPMPQDMRGNRLSALLDWVNGTLDAPHTLDSLAGRAAMSRRTFTRHFKAATGTTVSAWLLAQRLGRAQHLLESTDEPIESIAGMAGFGSTASLRQHFTDAFRTSPSAWRREFRGV, encoded by the coding sequence ATGGCCCGCTCCGCTGTCCGCGCCGCTTCAAAGCCGGCTCAGGCGCCCACGTCTGGAAGCGCGGCGAAACAGCCGGCGTCGGATGCAACTGCACGCAGTCGGACAACCGACGCCGCGTGCCGCACCGTGTCGAAACAACCGCACATCGTCGCGGCCGTCGCCTTCGACGGCATCAGTCCATTCCATCTGTCCGTGCCCTGCGTGGTCTTCGCCGAAGACCGCAGCGACGGCGGCGTGCTCGGGTTCGCGTTCCGCGTCTGCGCGATCGACGCCGGTCCGCTGTCGACCACAGCGGGCTTTTCGATTGCCGCGCCGCACGGGCTCGACGCACTCGCCGACGCCGACACCATCATCGTGCCCAGCTGGCGCGATCCCGACGAAGCACCGCCCGAGGCGCTGCTCGACGCGTTGCGCGCGGCGCACGCACGCGGCGCGCAACTGGTCGGCCTGTGCCTGGGCGCCTACGTGCTGGCCGCGGCAGGACTGCTCGACGGACGCCCGGCGACGACGCACTGGGCGTGGGCCGCCGACTTCGCGCGGCGCTTTCCGAACGTGAAGGTCGATCCGCAAGTGCTGTATGTCGACGACGGCGACATCCTCACGTCGGCTGGCACGGCAGCGGGACTCGATTGCTGCCTGCACGTGGTGCGCAAGCTATGCGGGGCGGAAAGCGCGAATTACATCGCGCGGCGGCTCGTGGTGCCGCCGCATCGCCAGGGCGGCCAGGCACAGTACGTACAGCAACCGATGCCGCAAGACATGCGCGGTAACCGTCTGTCCGCACTGCTCGACTGGGTCAACGGCACGCTCGACGCGCCGCACACGCTCGACTCGCTGGCCGGCCGCGCCGCAATGAGCCGCCGCACGTTCACGCGGCATTTCAAGGCGGCGACGGGGACGACGGTGAGCGCGTGGCTGCTCGCGCAGCGGCTCGGACGCGCGCAGCACTTGCTCGAAAGTACGGATGAGCCGATCGAGTCGATTGCGGGTATGGCCGGGTTCGGCTCGACGGCGTCGCTGCGGCAGCATTTCACCGACGCGTTCAGAACGTCGCCGTCGGCATGGCGGCGGGAATTTCGCGGCGTGTGA
- a CDS encoding DegQ family serine endoprotease, with product MKAKMLTRSAVAAAVVIALSAGYVAGHRNVPAPQVISPAAAAMMPAEAAAKTGIPDFSGLVETYGPAVVNISAKHVVKQTAMRGGNNSGQLPIDPSDPFYQFYRHFFGQMPGGPNGGPNGGDDGGDRPSASLGSGFIISSDGYVLTNAHVVDGANVVTVKLTDKREFKAKVVGADKQSDVAVLKIDAKDLPTVKIGDPRQSKVGQWVVAIGSPYGFDNTVTSGIISAKSRSLPDENYTPFIQTDVPVNPGNSGGPLFNLQGEVIGINSMIYSQTGGFQGLSFAIPINEAVKVKDDLVKTGHVSRGRLGVAVQSVNQTLADSFGMKKPQGALVSSVDPGGPAAKAGLQPGDVILSVNGVDVADSSALPSQIAGIKPGTQADLQVWRDKSTRDLKVTIGSLSDTKAAANDNGGPAQMQGRLGVAVRPLTPQEKSGASVSHGLLVQDASGAAASAGIQPGDVILAVNGRSVSNVEQLKQAVSAAGNSIALLIQRDNSQIFVPVDLG from the coding sequence ATGAAAGCAAAAATGCTGACCCGTAGCGCCGTCGCGGCGGCTGTCGTCATCGCTTTGTCGGCGGGCTATGTGGCCGGCCACCGCAACGTGCCCGCGCCGCAGGTGATCTCGCCCGCGGCAGCCGCCATGATGCCCGCCGAAGCCGCGGCGAAAACGGGTATTCCCGATTTCTCGGGTCTCGTCGAAACCTACGGTCCCGCTGTCGTCAACATCAGCGCGAAGCACGTCGTCAAGCAGACGGCGATGCGGGGCGGCAATAACAGTGGCCAGCTTCCCATCGACCCGAGCGATCCGTTCTACCAGTTCTACCGCCACTTCTTCGGCCAGATGCCGGGCGGCCCCAATGGCGGCCCGAACGGCGGCGACGACGGCGGCGACCGTCCGAGCGCGAGCCTCGGCTCGGGCTTCATCATCAGCAGCGACGGTTATGTGCTGACCAATGCGCACGTCGTCGACGGCGCGAACGTCGTCACCGTCAAGCTCACCGACAAGCGCGAGTTTAAGGCGAAGGTGGTCGGCGCCGACAAGCAGTCGGACGTCGCCGTGCTGAAGATCGACGCAAAGGATCTGCCCACCGTGAAGATCGGCGATCCGCGCCAGAGCAAGGTCGGCCAGTGGGTCGTCGCGATCGGCTCGCCGTACGGCTTCGACAACACGGTGACGTCGGGCATCATCAGCGCGAAATCGCGCTCGCTGCCGGACGAGAACTACACGCCGTTCATCCAGACGGACGTACCCGTGAACCCGGGTAATTCGGGCGGCCCGCTGTTCAATCTGCAAGGCGAAGTGATCGGCATCAACTCGATGATCTATTCGCAGACGGGCGGCTTCCAGGGCCTTTCGTTCGCTATCCCGATCAACGAGGCGGTCAAGGTCAAGGACGATCTCGTGAAGACGGGCCACGTGAGCCGCGGCCGTCTCGGCGTCGCGGTGCAGAGCGTGAACCAGACGCTCGCGGATTCGTTCGGCATGAAGAAGCCGCAAGGCGCGCTCGTCAGTTCCGTCGATCCGGGCGGTCCCGCCGCGAAAGCAGGCTTGCAGCCGGGCGACGTGATCCTGTCGGTGAACGGGGTGGATGTCGCGGACTCGTCGGCGCTGCCGTCGCAGATCGCGGGTATCAAGCCGGGCACGCAGGCCGATCTGCAGGTGTGGCGCGACAAGTCGACCAGGGATCTGAAGGTGACGATCGGCTCGCTGTCCGATACGAAAGCGGCAGCGAACGACAACGGCGGACCCGCGCAGATGCAAGGGCGGCTCGGTGTCGCCGTGCGTCCGCTCACGCCGCAAGAGAAGAGTGGCGCGTCGGTGTCGCACGGACTGCTGGTGCAGGATGCGAGCGGCGCGGCAGCGAGCGCGGGCATCCAGCCGGGCGACGTGATTCTGGCCGTCAACGGACGTTCGGTGTCGAACGTCGAGCAGTTGAAGCAGGCGGTGTCGGCGGCAGGCAACAGCATTGCGCTGCTGATCCAGCGCGATAACTCGCAGATCTTCGTACCCGTCGATCTCGGCTGA
- a CDS encoding DUF427 domain-containing protein: MNDAPSGASAEDADSGNAGHGDNAPGGAPAHSGGSEAAHTITITANQHRVRVIHQGVTFADTHTGLTLSETGCSDVFYFPRADVNMARLIPSAHTSHCPFKGEASYFHLHTEDETIENAVWSYESPLERVRQIAGYVAFCASRVDRIDQTS, translated from the coding sequence ATGAACGATGCCCCATCCGGCGCAAGCGCCGAAGACGCGGACAGCGGTAATGCCGGACACGGCGACAATGCGCCTGGCGGTGCGCCAGCGCACAGCGGCGGCAGCGAGGCGGCCCATACGATTACCATTACGGCCAACCAGCATCGGGTGCGCGTGATCCATCAGGGCGTGACCTTCGCGGATACGCACACGGGACTCACCCTGAGCGAAACCGGTTGTTCCGACGTGTTCTATTTTCCCCGCGCAGATGTGAACATGGCGCGGCTGATCCCGTCGGCTCATACGTCGCATTGCCCGTTCAAGGGCGAAGCGTCGTACTTCCACCTGCATACGGAAGACGAGACGATCGAAAACGCAGTCTGGAGCTACGAAAGCCCTTTGGAGCGAGTGAGGCAGATAGCTGGGTATGTCGCGTTTTGCGCATCGCGCGTCGACCGCATCGATCAGACGTCCTGA
- a CDS encoding CoxG family protein — MELNDALRVPLAPSEVWDALQDLALLRASLDNCESLRRLQGGEYLLTMTVPLGPLRAHYQIRAHVASEDGAHSAKPHRTLNFKARAEGVGSLRGQIDVSLRTDDHLHLPGRGPSTRIDYSVWATSTGPLAQLPARQIENALHELADDFFTEFCAVVQAKHGKGPNRAKGTHGRRQHVFLRPISLSGVARRARLHDQQQGGTLTGRAAHSLLHGLHHEHDPHVLPNWAWAAMIFFVALLLYVARYFTQG; from the coding sequence ATGGAATTGAACGACGCATTGAGAGTGCCGCTCGCGCCGTCCGAGGTCTGGGACGCGCTGCAGGATCTCGCGTTGCTGCGCGCGAGTCTCGACAATTGCGAATCGTTGCGACGGCTTCAGGGCGGTGAATACCTGCTGACGATGACAGTCCCGCTCGGGCCGCTGCGCGCGCACTATCAGATTCGCGCGCATGTCGCGAGCGAGGACGGCGCGCATAGCGCGAAGCCGCATCGCACGCTGAACTTCAAGGCGCGTGCCGAGGGCGTCGGCTCGCTGCGCGGGCAAATCGACGTGTCGCTGCGCACCGACGATCATCTCCATCTGCCCGGCCGCGGTCCGAGCACGCGCATCGACTATTCGGTGTGGGCGACCTCGACGGGACCGCTCGCGCAGTTGCCCGCGCGCCAGATCGAAAACGCGCTGCACGAACTGGCCGACGACTTCTTCACCGAATTCTGCGCCGTCGTGCAGGCGAAGCACGGCAAAGGCCCCAACCGTGCGAAGGGAACGCACGGCCGGCGTCAGCATGTATTCCTGCGGCCGATCAGCCTGAGCGGCGTGGCGCGGCGCGCGCGGCTGCACGATCAGCAGCAGGGCGGCACGCTGACGGGCCGCGCGGCGCATTCGCTGCTGCATGGCCTGCATCACGAGCACGATCCGCACGTGCTGCCGAACTGGGCGTGGGCGGCAATGATCTTCTTCGTCGCGTTGCTGCTTTACGTCGCGCGATACTTTACGCAGGGCTGA